attttaatgtaggtctgacggagtttcttcacttttagccgacattgttctggggagcgcgtgaagcccttctccttcattttctcactgaatacagcaaacacgtcggcatttttgcgtgttctctccaaaagctcagatatgtggacatctgcccatatatccacaagggtacgcgtttcttcctcagcccacgtttgccccctactcattttttgtactctgtagtctagcctaccactggtctgaatgactgaacgactgttgtaaggttcctttgacaaccgaaacagtgtttgcactttgcggtggagtgtcaagactctgtttcccataatgctcgacaaatgacggaagctcccgaggtacaaaaaagcaaaactgtcggattaggtccggtctgctttcacacctccaaaagatccgcaccagggttcctttggtccggaccgagtccgaccttgtagctcggtctcggtccgcttgtttggtccggaccagagttcggtggtttgtattcagaccaacccaaaaggtccagaccaagggaaatttgggttgtttggtccagaccaaacgactaagtctccgtcagctctgaatgacctggtacttcttggtagcctaaatttgtgacttttttcttgaaaatttcgagtttattttctcaaaacttttgacgaaaattttgacttttttctctaaAATTTCGACCTTTtttctcaaaagttttgagatggtttctcgaaatttttgacttttttctcaaaatttctgactttaatctcgaaaattctgagtttttttctcagaaattaaaaaaaaaaatgtatttcttagtggaactatcgctcttccgtactcccgcaatgtctcatctcatctcatctcatctcattatctctagccgctttatcctgttctacagggtcgcaggcaagctggagcctatcccagctgactacgggcgaaaggcggggtacaccctggacaagtcgccaggtcatcacagggctgacacatagacgccaacgattggtcaaatttgcgggaaagttgcggtgattggatataattgcaacaccgccctgaattcgcggggattggttgaatttgcgttgaagttgcaaatcgcaacattgcgaaatcctggagggtctgagtaATGCTGTGGACAGGTACATTCATGAGTCGAGAACTTGCTCTTGAGTCTAAATTCCCttcttcttggctgcaggactggaacccagtttGGTTTTCTGTTGCATGTGCTCACTGAGTTAGGGACCAGGATGGCCTTCCTCTGAAGGTTCTTGGTTCAAGTCTAggtactagggtgcatcagttgccctcactttcataaaatctgatgcatttttgtttgggtgttcctttttacCAAAAaagatatctcattctcatctcattatctctagccgctttatcctgttctacagggtcgcaggcaagctggagcctatcccagctgactacgggcgaaaggcggggtacaccctggacaagtcgccaggtcatcacagggctgacacatagacacagacaaccattcacactcacggtcaatttagagtcaccagttaacctaacctgcatgtctttggactgtggaggaaaccggagcacccggaggaaacccacgcggacacggggagaacatgcaaactccacacagaaaggccctcgccggccacggggctcgaacccaggaccttcttgctgtgaggcgacagcgctaaccactacaccaccgtgccgcccacaccgcaactttcagcgcaatttttttggaaccccccctcctcgcaacatcagacattttagcccgaaaCAATCACAAAAACTGCTGCATGCCACACTATCACTCCAGGAAATGTTTTACAGTATGCATGCGTGATTGTTTCGGGAATAAACGCATGCACAAGTGTCAATCCGCAACACGTGGAGAACTGGAAGTGCGCGAACATGCCCATGCGGTCATTCTGTTTATCATCCTTATTTATGATCCCACTGCTGGATTGGTGAATCAATAAATGAAACAAACGCGCGCTTGCAGTGTCATGTCTCGCcccgcccctctctctctctctctctctctctctccctctctctctccctctctctctctctcctgtcattGCAGCTTCTTCTGCATGCGCTCCAGACGCTCGCTCGCGCAGGCCGTCTACCTTCAACTCAACGTCTCGCGCAACACCGACTCACCGTCCGAGAGCGCACGAGACGGCGGAGGTTTTCCGTGACCGCATCACGCACCAGGACGGGAAGTTTGAGCAATCAGGAGGTGGAGGAAAGAAAGATAAAGAACCGAAAGTAATCGTCGGTTGGAGACGGCAGAGGAAACGTGTTGGCGTATGGAAAGGCGCGAGCGCACGGTGACAAgagggtgtgtatatatatagatatagatagatatagatatataGCAATATATTTCCCTGGAGTGGGACATGTGTAGTGTTGGATTGTGCAATGTGGAGGtagctaccacacacacacagtttcctgCTCACTGTTTTCCTGGGGTTTTTGGAGTTGATTGATCATTGATCACCTTCTGCACTTGGTTCTCCACCAAGCTCCTGACACACACCTTGTTTCCTGACACCATGACGGAGGTGAACGTCACGTCGATTCCACTTGTGAGTGAGAACCACGCACTGAATTACACACACAGCTGCTCGCTGACCAAAACGGCCTTTCAGTTCTACTACCTGCCGACGGTCTACATCATCGTCTTCATCACTGGCTTAATCGGGAACAGCCTGGCTATCTGGATGTTTGTGTGTCACATGCGTCCATGGAGCAGCATTTCGGTTTACATGTTCAACCTGGCGCTGGCTGACTTCTGCTATGTGCTCTCGCTTCCCTTCCTCATATTCTACTACTTCAACAAAACGAACTGGATCTTCGGTGACGTCCTGTGCCGCCTGCAGCGTTTCATCTTCCACGTCAACCTCTACGGGAGCATCCTGTTTCTGATGTGCATCAGCGTGCACCGCTACTCCGGCGTCGTCCACCCGCTCAAGTCGCTCGGAAGGCTTAAGAAGAAGAATGCCGTGCGGACCTGCACCTTGGTGTGGTTCATCGTGATAGCTGGGATCTCGCCGATCCTTTACTATTCGCGTACGGGACCTAAACGAAACGTCACGACGTGCTACGATACGACCACTGAGGATGAGCTTCAGGGGTACTTTGTCTATAGCATGTGCATGACCGTGTTTGGATTCTGCATACCCTTCGTGGTCATCCTCGGCTGCTACGGCTTCATCGTCAAAGCGCTCATTTACAACGACATGGACAACGCGCCGCTCAGGAAGAAATCCATCCATCTTGTTATCATCGTGCTCGCTGTCTTTGCAGTGTCCTACCTGCCCTTTCACGTCATGAAGAACCTCAACATGAGGGCCCGGCTTTACTTCCAGACCCCTGAGATGTGCGCGTTTAATAACAGGGTCTACGCTACCTACCAGGTCACCCGTGGTTTGGCCAGCCTCAACAGCTGCGTGGATCCCATTCTGTACTTTTTAGCCGGGGACACATTTCGACGACGGCTCTCCAGAGCCACGAAAAAAAACTCCAAGAAGACCAATGTCATGCTGCAATCCAAGAGCGAAGAAACGGCCCTCAACAGCCTGCCGGAGTACACCGAGAATGGGAGCAGTTCGCGCTGAGGATTCAGGAATGAATTCCAGAACTTTCTTACGATGCACTGACTGGGACTTGTTTTGTATGAAATGCACTGATCATACCATGCGACAATCCAGTCATGACACGATGACTATAATAATCTAAGACTATAAATGTTACAAACACTGTTAAATATCAAGCCCTGAGCCAGTGACTGGACATTCCTTCCACGTGGAATAACAGGATTAGTGTACGTGATGTGACGTGTAGCCTACTGTGTATAATCGTCAGTGATTACTCTCCTTGTGAATATACCTTCATTGTACTGTATGGAATTTGTCAGTATTATAAGAGCCGCGACGTGTGGATACACCGACAGCTTCACTCAAAGCCAACAGTGGAGTCACGATTCATTTCTACAAAGTGAACTAACCATCTAATTCATGTTAAACCCAGAGGTCACACTAGATTAGAATAAAGAGCAGTGCTCTGTATTATCTGAGTATAACACAATTAAAAGAAGTAATATACCCTGACACTGTTGATATCTCGTCTGAAGCGTAAATAATCTCGGCGTAAGTTACTGGACGTATCGCCCGATATGCTGAGCTCGTTTAAAAAGGCCAGACGTGGATTAATAAATCAAGGATTCGCTCCACGTTGCAATTTTTCCTGCTGTCTCTCAGTCCCAGTGGACACTCTGTTCTGTCTCGGTGATAAATAAAGCTGCGTTGtagtttttaaaccgtgtttttta
The genomic region above belongs to Neoarius graeffei isolate fNeoGra1 chromosome 6, fNeoGra1.pri, whole genome shotgun sequence and contains:
- the p2ry1 gene encoding P2Y purinoceptor 1, whose protein sequence is MTEVNVTSIPLVSENHALNYTHSCSLTKTAFQFYYLPTVYIIVFITGLIGNSLAIWMFVCHMRPWSSISVYMFNLALADFCYVLSLPFLIFYYFNKTNWIFGDVLCRLQRFIFHVNLYGSILFLMCISVHRYSGVVHPLKSLGRLKKKNAVRTCTLVWFIVIAGISPILYYSRTGPKRNVTTCYDTTTEDELQGYFVYSMCMTVFGFCIPFVVILGCYGFIVKALIYNDMDNAPLRKKSIHLVIIVLAVFAVSYLPFHVMKNLNMRARLYFQTPEMCAFNNRVYATYQVTRGLASLNSCVDPILYFLAGDTFRRRLSRATKKNSKKTNVMLQSKSEETALNSLPEYTENGSSSR